The region CCAACTGGCACCCCCTGACCCCCCGAACTAGCGTGGCCGCATGATCGAGCTAGAGGGGCTGACCAAGCGGTACGGCGAGAAGATGGCGGTCAACCATCTGACGTTCACCGTGAGACCCGGCATCGTGACCGGCTTCCTCGGCCCCAACGGCGCCGGCAAGTCCACCACCATGCGGATGATGCTCGGCCTCGACCGCCCCACCGCGGGTGACGTCCGGATCGACGGTCAGCACTACGACCGGCTCAAGGACCCCTTCAAGTACATCGGCGCCCTGCTCGACGCCAAGGCCATGCACGGCGGGCGCAGCGCGTTCAACCACCTCCTCTGTCTCGCCCAGAGCAACGGCATCCCCCGCGCGCGCGTGGACGAGGTGCTCGACACCGTCGGGCTCACGTCGGTCGCCCGGAAGAAGGCGAAGGGGTTCTCCCTCGGCATGGGGCAGCGGCTCGGTATCGCGGGCGCGCTCCTCGGTGACCCGCGGATCCTGATGTTCGACGAGCCGGTCAACGGCCTCGACCCCGAGGGCATCCACTGGATCCGCAATCTGATGAAGTCACTGGCCGGTCAGGGCCGGACCGTCTTCGTCTCCTCGCATCTCATGAGCGAGATGGCGCTGACCGCCGATCACCTGGTCGTCATCGGGCAGGGGCGGCTGCTCGCCGACACCTCCATGGCGGACTTCATCGAGCAGAACTCGCGTTCGTACGTCCGTATCCGCTCCCCCCAGCGCGAACGGCTGCTCGATGTCCTGTACGCCGCGGGGATCACCGCGGTGCAGGCCGGCGGCGAGACGCTCGAAGTGGA is a window of Streptomyces sp. B21-083 DNA encoding:
- a CDS encoding ABC transporter ATP-binding protein, with the translated sequence MIELEGLTKRYGEKMAVNHLTFTVRPGIVTGFLGPNGAGKSTTMRMMLGLDRPTAGDVRIDGQHYDRLKDPFKYIGALLDAKAMHGGRSAFNHLLCLAQSNGIPRARVDEVLDTVGLTSVARKKAKGFSLGMGQRLGIAGALLGDPRILMFDEPVNGLDPEGIHWIRNLMKSLAGQGRTVFVSSHLMSEMALTADHLVVIGQGRLLADTSMADFIEQNSRSYVRIRSPQRERLLDVLYAAGITAVQAGGETLEVDGGKAELIGELAAQHHLVLHELSPQQASLEEAFMQLTAESVEYHAHSDTLAPAGLPAGSAPMSPPVSPPAPDSSAGAWGDGWQKGRS